The Glycine soja cultivar W05 chromosome 19, ASM419377v2, whole genome shotgun sequence genomic sequence GGATGCTAACTCATTTAAAGAGACATAGTAAAGACTAAAGAGgctaaatcataataaaatctGAAACTAGAAAAGCATAATGAATGGTCTAACTTTTTTTCCACATCCTAGGGACTGAGTCTAATGTGAAAAGTCTAGTACTTAATTATCCTACTAATTTTCAATAAGCAGAAAACAAAATGATACAACTAAGCACTTAGTAGTCAAAAGAAGCATCCAAAAGCTCAGGGAATGCTGCTCTTATCTCACTATTCCTGTCCAAAATACCATCCACAAATGAATGAGCTTCACACTGCTTGTTAATTTGATATTCCATGCTTGCACCACAAGCAACAGCACCAGAACCAGAACCCTCACTTGCATCTCCTTGCATGTCATTGCCATTGCTTTTGGCATTGTTGGAAAGTTCAGCTTCACTTTGAATTATACCTGAGGAGGGGTTCAATGACCAATTAAATGAGTCACTTTGAAGAAACTCACTCCAATCAAAGTTGGAACAAGGAGGGGCAATTTGAGCCTGAGGGGTTTGGCAAGAGTAGGATTGTGGTGATCCTAATTGCGTGATATTAGAGGAAGATGAGGATGAGGTTGAGGATGCAGCTTCACTTAAGACATGTGATTGAATATTTTCGGAGTTGATGATAACTTGGTAAGGAATGTGGTGTTCCCATGAGGGAACTTGACCCTCTTGTGTGTGCTCCACCGTTGAGTTGTTGGAACCTGATGGTTCAGTTTTGGTAATTGGTAGCATGTTGCTCATCAAGTCCTTGTTGATAAAAGCAATTTGGTTTGTGGTGGTGTTTGGGAGGCCACTAATGCTTCCCAAGTCAGAGAGGACTTGTGATACCGGCTTATGTGTCACCGGATCAATTCCCATCTTCATAAGCTTCTTCCTTAGCTTTGTGTTCCAGTAGTTCTTGACATCATTGTCTGTTCTTCCGGGTAGTCTTTTTGCAATTATAGACCatctatgttaaaaaaaatgtttgtcatTAGATGTCACAAATAAGGTGATTAGctttttgtctttaaaaaaaatgttaaaaggaaagctaagaaaaaaaaaggggggggggggggggggggggggggggttataTAGTTGGCACATTTTTTATGCATGTCAAAGTTTATGGTTTGTTCATTCTCTCAATAAACCAAGACAGCtgagtttgtatttttttctcatgCAACATAAACCAACAAGTGCATAAAGTTTTGTCGTGCTAATTTTGCTTATTTTGTGAGACTAATAGCtatatcagaaaaaaaaacagaatttaGTTAATTGTACCCTTATACAGTGATGAGATATAGCTTGGAATTAATTATATGCACTTTAGAAAAACTAGATCCCATTTCCAAAATAAGGCATATAGGTGAATGGAATATGCAGTTAAACTACAAAAAATGATGCAAGATAAGTTCTTATACAGAAGGTAAATTACGCTCaagatttagattttattttaaacttta encodes the following:
- the LOC114398217 gene encoding transcription factor MYB35-like yields the protein MHIASPLHNSLTPIPLHLFFFFVLFLLSFQKMGRPPCCDKSNVKRGLWTPEEDAKILAYVANHGTGNWTLVPKKAGLKRCGKSCRLRWTNYLRPDLKHDGFTPQEEELIINLHGAIGSRWSIIAKRLPGRTDNDVKNYWNTKLRKKLMKMGIDPVTHKPVSQVLSDLGSISGLPNTTTNQIAFINKDLMSNMLPITKTEPSGSNNSTVEHTQEGQVPSWEHHIPYQVIINSENIQSHVLSEAASSTSSSSSSNITQLGSPQSYSCQTPQAQIAPPCSNFDWSEFLQSDSFNWSLNPSSGIIQSEAELSNNAKSNGNDMQGDASEGSGSGAVACGASMEYQINKQCEAHSFVDGILDRNSEIRAAFPELLDASFDY